In the genome of Nocardia terpenica, one region contains:
- the hisF gene encoding imidazole glycerol phosphate synthase subunit HisF produces the protein MTLAVRVIPCLDVDAGRVVKGVNFENLRDAGDPVELAAAYDAQGADELTFLDVTASTGDRGTMIDVVTRTAEQIFIPLTVGGGVRTVEDVDRLLRAGADKVSVNTAAIADPEILREMSERFGSQCIVLSVDARRVPDGNPPTPSGWEVTTHGGKRSTGIDAVEWAVRGAELGVGEILLNSMDADGTKAGFDLPMIEAVRAAVSVPIIASGGAGRVEDFAPAIRTGADAVLAASVFHFGDLTIPQVKNALRAEGIVVR, from the coding sequence ATGACCTTGGCAGTACGCGTGATTCCGTGCCTGGACGTCGACGCCGGCCGCGTCGTGAAGGGCGTGAACTTCGAAAACCTGCGCGACGCGGGCGATCCCGTGGAGCTGGCCGCCGCCTACGACGCCCAGGGCGCCGACGAACTCACCTTCCTCGACGTCACCGCCTCCACCGGCGACCGCGGCACCATGATCGACGTGGTGACCCGCACCGCCGAGCAGATCTTCATCCCGCTCACCGTCGGCGGCGGCGTGCGCACCGTCGAGGATGTCGACCGGCTGCTGCGCGCGGGCGCGGACAAGGTGTCGGTGAACACCGCCGCCATCGCCGATCCCGAGATCCTGCGCGAGATGTCGGAGCGCTTCGGCTCGCAGTGCATCGTGCTGTCGGTGGACGCGCGCCGGGTGCCGGACGGCAACCCGCCCACCCCGTCGGGCTGGGAGGTCACCACGCACGGCGGCAAGCGCAGCACCGGCATCGACGCGGTCGAGTGGGCGGTGCGCGGCGCGGAGCTGGGCGTCGGGGAGATCCTGCTCAACTCCATGGACGCCGACGGCACCAAGGCCGGGTTCGACCTGCCGATGATCGAAGCGGTCCGCGCGGCGGTGTCGGTGCCGATCATCGCCAGCGGCGGCGCCGGGCGGGTCGAGGACTTCGCCCCGGCGATCCGGACCGGGGCCGACGCGGTCCTGGCCGCCAGCGTCTTCCACTTCGGCGACCTGACGATCCCACAGGTGAAAAACGCGCTGCGCGCCGAAGGTATCGTCGTACGGTGA
- the hisH gene encoding imidazole glycerol phosphate synthase subunit HisH: protein MTRTPTVALLDYGSGNLHSAHRALIRSGAEVTVTADAEIATGADGLVVPGVGAYAACMAGLRAVRGDRIIGRRLAGGRPVLGICVGMQILFERGVEFGVETEGCAEWPGTVERLAAPVLPHMGWNTVRPPADSVLFAGMPPDTRFYFVHSYAAQKWSWTDDGPLPPAKLTWSEHGAPFLAAVENGPLSATQFHPEKSGDAGAQLLRNWIASL, encoded by the coding sequence GTGACCCGCACACCGACCGTCGCGCTGCTGGACTACGGCTCCGGCAATCTGCACTCCGCGCACCGCGCCCTGATCCGGTCCGGGGCCGAGGTCACCGTCACCGCCGATGCCGAGATCGCCACCGGCGCAGACGGTTTGGTGGTGCCCGGCGTCGGCGCGTACGCCGCCTGCATGGCCGGGTTGCGCGCGGTCCGCGGCGACCGCATCATCGGCAGGCGGCTCGCGGGCGGCCGCCCGGTGCTGGGCATCTGCGTCGGCATGCAGATCCTGTTCGAGCGCGGCGTGGAGTTCGGCGTCGAGACCGAGGGCTGCGCCGAATGGCCCGGCACCGTGGAACGCCTTGCCGCCCCGGTCCTTCCGCACATGGGCTGGAACACCGTGCGGCCCCCCGCCGACAGCGTCCTGTTCGCGGGCATGCCCCCCGACACCCGCTTCTACTTCGTGCACTCCTACGCCGCCCAGAAGTGGAGCTGGACCGACGACGGCCCACTCCCTCCCGCCAAACTCACCTGGTCCGAACACGGCGCCCCCTTCCTCGCCGCCGTCGAGAACGGCCCCCTCTCCGCCACCCAATTCCACCCCGAGAAGTCCGGCGACGCAGGCGCGCAACTATTGCGCAATTGGATCGCTTCGCTGTGA
- a CDS encoding serine/threonine-protein kinase has product MIAGHYRLVERIGSGGTGVVWRAVDERLERSVAIKQILTQPSLPAGEKEIVRQRASREARNAARFQHPNAIVVFDITDHEGDPCLVMEYLPSKSLAVVLSSQGTLPLPQVARIGEQVASALVAAHRAGIVHRDVKPGNVLLGDNGTVKITDFGISKAKGDVTLTATGLISGTAAYLAPEVARGADPTPAADVFALGATLFHALEGEPPYGTNPNPLALLYAAANGQLSQPRNAGPLTDLLLDLLSFEPEDRPSMIEIRDHLADFADYGADSEPTHMLATHRSAAPRSAPRRQQAVRTLDRRAAQADISTAEMMATAAPLSEPDLPPVRPAPPASHPTRSHPVQAPEYAPEPEGRNRKSLLFAIGFAVGLVIVAGVLYAMFSSSGSNAPASQGGSASTSAPASGGTTTPPTSALGQTKSAGKADLNEALKFVKVFYDHLTYQDDFTAAWNSLTPAAQQVYGSQQAFQSYWKQHPVQNYRTIDGSNNSDGSLDMNVASVDYQDGQSKSASMRVVMATPKGPLLIDSDIRE; this is encoded by the coding sequence GTGATCGCAGGGCATTACCGCCTGGTCGAGCGGATTGGTAGCGGCGGCACAGGCGTCGTCTGGCGTGCCGTCGACGAGCGTCTCGAACGATCGGTGGCGATCAAGCAGATCCTCACTCAGCCCAGCCTGCCCGCGGGCGAGAAGGAGATCGTGCGGCAGCGGGCGTCGCGGGAGGCCCGCAACGCGGCGCGCTTCCAGCATCCCAATGCCATCGTGGTCTTCGATATCACCGACCACGAGGGCGATCCGTGCCTGGTCATGGAGTACCTGCCGTCCAAGAGCCTGGCGGTGGTGCTGTCCTCGCAGGGCACGCTGCCGCTGCCGCAGGTCGCGCGCATCGGTGAGCAGGTGGCCTCGGCGCTGGTGGCCGCGCATCGGGCCGGGATCGTGCACCGCGACGTGAAGCCGGGCAATGTGCTGCTGGGCGACAACGGCACGGTGAAGATCACCGACTTCGGCATCTCCAAGGCCAAGGGCGATGTCACCCTGACCGCGACCGGCCTGATCTCCGGCACCGCGGCGTATCTCGCGCCGGAGGTGGCGCGCGGCGCCGACCCGACCCCGGCCGCCGACGTCTTCGCCCTGGGCGCAACGCTTTTCCACGCGCTGGAGGGCGAGCCGCCCTACGGCACCAACCCGAACCCGCTGGCGCTGCTGTACGCCGCGGCCAACGGGCAGCTCAGCCAGCCGCGCAACGCGGGCCCGCTGACCGACCTGCTGCTGGATCTGCTCAGCTTCGAGCCGGAGGACCGGCCCAGCATGATCGAGATCCGCGACCACCTCGCCGATTTCGCCGACTACGGCGCGGACTCCGAGCCCACCCACATGCTGGCCACCCACCGCTCGGCCGCCCCGCGCTCGGCCCCCCGCCGCCAGCAAGCGGTCCGCACCCTCGACCGCCGCGCCGCCCAGGCCGACATCTCCACCGCGGAGATGATGGCCACGGCCGCACCGCTTTCCGAGCCGGACCTGCCCCCGGTCCGCCCCGCACCCCCGGCCTCCCACCCGACCCGCTCGCACCCGGTGCAGGCGCCGGAGTACGCGCCGGAGCCCGAGGGCCGCAACCGCAAGTCGCTGCTGTTCGCGATCGGGTTCGCGGTGGGGCTGGTGATCGTGGCCGGGGTGCTGTACGCGATGTTCAGTAGCTCGGGGTCGAATGCGCCTGCCTCGCAAGGAGGTTCGGCGTCGACGAGCGCACCGGCGAGCGGTGGCACCACGACGCCGCCGACCTCGGCGCTGGGGCAGACGAAGAGCGCCGGTAAGGCCGACCTGAACGAGGCCCTGAAATTCGTGAAGGTCTTCTACGACCACCTCACGTACCAGGACGATTTCACCGCCGCATGGAACAGCCTGACCCCGGCTGCCCAGCAGGTCTACGGGTCGCAGCAGGCTTTCCAATCGTATTGGAAGCAGCACCCGGTGCAGAACTATCGGACCATCGACGGGTCGAACAATTCCGATGGCTCGCTCGACATGAACGTTGCCAGCGTGGACTACCAGGACGGGCAGTCCAAGTCGGCCAGCATGCGGGTGGTCATGGCCACCCCCAAGGGCCCGCTGCTGATCGACAGCGACATTCGGGAATAG
- a CDS encoding maleylpyruvate isomerase family mycothiol-dependent enzyme — protein sequence MNTRQLLRAERAELIALLRTLTEDEWMTPSLCAGWRVRDVVGHLLYDTIPAPTYAAILLRNGLSADRVNDLLADKSKSLSTAQLLERLNAPGEHISRLLPRVALSDMVVHHQDIRRPLGRDRKIAPERLRAVLDHPDPFARPGRYIGGLRLRATDLNWSRGTGPEVHGPGEALILAMVGRPAALAELDGPGVSILRDRCAR from the coding sequence GTGAATACACGGCAGTTGTTGCGTGCCGAACGGGCAGAGCTGATCGCGCTGTTGCGCACCCTCACCGAGGACGAATGGATGACACCCTCGCTGTGCGCGGGCTGGCGGGTGCGCGACGTGGTGGGGCACCTGCTCTACGACACGATTCCCGCACCCACCTACGCGGCGATCCTGTTGCGCAACGGCCTGTCGGCCGATCGGGTCAACGACCTGCTCGCCGACAAGTCCAAATCGCTGTCCACCGCGCAGCTGCTGGAGCGGCTGAACGCACCCGGCGAGCACATCTCCCGGCTGCTGCCCCGAGTCGCGCTGTCCGACATGGTCGTTCACCACCAGGACATCCGGCGACCGCTCGGCCGCGATCGCAAGATCGCGCCCGAGCGGCTGCGCGCCGTCCTCGACCACCCCGACCCCTTCGCCAGACCCGGCCGATACATCGGTGGCCTGCGCCTGAGGGCCACCGACCTGAACTGGTCCCGCGGCACCGGCCCCGAGGTCCACGGCCCCGGCGAGGCCCTCATCCTCGCCATGGTCGGCCGCCCCGCCGCCCTCGCCGAACTCGACGGCCCGGGCGTGTCGATCCTGCGGGACCGCTGCGCCCGCTGA
- the hisD gene encoding histidinol dehydrogenase → MTSRIELARVDLRGRTPTAAELRAALPRGGVDVDSVLHQVRPVVEAIRDRGVGAALEFSEKFDGVAPAAVRVPAAALERALTELDPAVRTALEVAIDRTRRVHADQRRTDTTTEVVAGGTVTERWVPVERVGLYVPGGNAVYPSSVVMNVVPAQAAGVQSLVVASPPQAQFGGLPHPTILAAARLLGVTEVWAVGGAQAVALLSYGGIDTDGTQLEPVDLITGPGNIYVTAAKRLCRGLVGIDAEAGPTEIAILADATADPVHVAADLISQAEHDVLAASVLVTDSAALADAVEAAVVAQLAVVKHHHRVAEALSGKQSGIVLVDDIDQGLRVVNAYAAEHLEIQTADASAVAARVRSAGAVFVGAWSPVSLGDYCAGSNHVLPTAGCARHSSGLSVQTFLRGIHVVEYSESALKDVVGHVVALANAEDLPAHGQAVQARFEALR, encoded by the coding sequence ATGACATCCCGCATCGAGCTCGCCCGCGTCGATCTGCGCGGTCGCACTCCCACCGCCGCCGAGTTGCGTGCCGCGCTGCCGCGCGGGGGAGTCGACGTCGACTCGGTGCTGCATCAGGTGCGGCCGGTGGTGGAGGCGATCCGCGACCGCGGGGTGGGGGCCGCACTGGAATTCAGCGAGAAGTTCGACGGCGTCGCGCCCGCCGCGGTCCGGGTTCCGGCCGCCGCGCTGGAGCGCGCGCTGACCGAACTGGATCCGGCCGTGCGCACCGCGCTGGAGGTCGCCATCGACCGCACCCGCCGGGTGCACGCCGACCAGCGCCGCACCGACACCACCACCGAGGTGGTCGCGGGCGGCACCGTCACCGAGCGCTGGGTCCCGGTCGAACGGGTCGGTCTGTATGTGCCGGGCGGCAATGCCGTCTATCCGTCCAGCGTCGTGATGAACGTGGTGCCCGCGCAGGCCGCCGGGGTGCAGTCGCTGGTGGTGGCCTCGCCGCCGCAGGCGCAGTTCGGCGGGCTGCCGCACCCGACCATCCTGGCCGCCGCGCGGCTGCTCGGCGTCACCGAGGTGTGGGCCGTCGGCGGCGCGCAGGCGGTCGCCCTGCTGTCCTACGGCGGCATCGACACCGACGGCACGCAGCTGGAACCGGTCGACCTGATCACCGGGCCGGGCAATATCTACGTCACCGCCGCCAAGCGGCTGTGCCGGGGCTTGGTCGGCATCGACGCCGAGGCCGGTCCCACCGAGATCGCCATCCTCGCCGACGCCACCGCCGACCCGGTGCACGTGGCCGCCGACCTGATCAGCCAGGCCGAGCACGATGTGCTGGCCGCCAGCGTGCTGGTCACCGACAGCGCCGCGCTGGCCGACGCCGTCGAGGCCGCCGTCGTCGCGCAGCTGGCGGTGGTCAAGCACCACCATCGGGTGGCGGAGGCGTTGTCGGGCAAGCAGTCCGGCATCGTGCTCGTCGACGACATCGACCAGGGCCTGCGCGTGGTGAACGCCTACGCCGCCGAGCACCTGGAGATCCAGACCGCCGACGCGTCCGCGGTCGCGGCCCGGGTGCGCAGCGCCGGAGCGGTTTTCGTGGGCGCCTGGTCCCCGGTCAGCCTCGGCGACTACTGCGCGGGCTCCAACCATGTGCTGCCGACCGCGGGCTGCGCGCGGCACTCCTCGGGGCTGAGCGTGCAGACCTTCCTGCGCGGCATCCACGTCGTCGAATACAGCGAGTCGGCACTGAAAGACGTTGTGGGACATGTGGTCGCGTTGGCGAACGCGGAGGATCTGCCCGCGCACGGCCAGGCCGTGCAGGCCCGATTCGAGGCCCTGCGATGA
- a CDS encoding YjdF family protein, whose product MPSTFSVYYDGQFWVGVLEITDDSGVRAARHVFGGEPSNAELEEFARREYGGLLDRALAAPPVPAASRPTARVNPKRLARLAAREQAARPVTSAAQDALRLAHEQAGHENRAAAKRRRLADAEQRREQADRKRKAKRRGH is encoded by the coding sequence ATGCCGAGCACGTTCAGCGTGTACTACGACGGCCAATTCTGGGTCGGGGTCCTGGAGATCACCGACGATTCCGGCGTGCGCGCGGCACGCCATGTCTTCGGCGGGGAGCCGAGCAATGCCGAGCTCGAGGAGTTCGCGCGGCGCGAGTACGGCGGGCTGCTGGATCGGGCGCTCGCCGCGCCGCCGGTGCCCGCCGCGTCCCGCCCGACCGCCCGCGTCAATCCGAAACGATTGGCGCGCTTGGCGGCCCGCGAGCAGGCGGCGCGGCCGGTGACCTCCGCCGCGCAGGATGCGCTGCGGCTGGCCCACGAGCAGGCCGGGCACGAGAACCGCGCGGCCGCCAAGCGCCGCCGCCTCGCCGACGCCGAGCAGCGCCGGGAGCAGGCCGACCGCAAGCGAAAGGCCAAGCGGCGCGGCCATTGA
- a CDS encoding putative quinol monooxygenase — MSLHVVAELRAASGQEDRLRTTLEALIEPSLAEEGAISYQPFVDPNDPRHWVMVEEWTDNDALEAHFRTPHFQHAAKVLEDVLAEPLVVRRLTPA, encoded by the coding sequence ATGAGCCTGCACGTCGTCGCCGAACTGCGCGCCGCGTCCGGTCAGGAGGACCGGCTGCGCACCACGCTGGAGGCGCTGATCGAACCGTCGCTGGCGGAGGAAGGCGCCATCTCCTACCAGCCGTTCGTGGACCCCAACGATCCGAGGCACTGGGTGATGGTCGAGGAGTGGACCGACAACGACGCGCTCGAGGCGCACTTCCGGACCCCGCACTTCCAGCACGCCGCGAAGGTGCTGGAGGACGTCCTCGCCGAACCGCTGGTGGTGCGCCGCCTGACCCCGGCCTGA
- a CDS encoding helix-turn-helix transcriptional regulator, with protein sequence MTVDRRAELGEFLRSRRARLRPEEVGLIDHGTRRRVPGLRREELALLAGVSVDHYVRLEQGRTLQFSESVLDAVARALRLNPVEREHFYRLARPWSGEEAPADQQVRPGLRRLLDSTGDVPAYIVGRGTRVLAWNRLAAALVTDFAALDPLDRNLARLVFLDEGMRELYEDWDAKAADVVAYLRLDLSRNPGCPVVSALIDELSGASPEFREHWSRHELKDKTHGRYVYIHPEVGRLELSYETLRLPDDPDQALIAHTVEPGSPSETALRLLASLSEPARR encoded by the coding sequence ATGACCGTCGATCGACGCGCCGAACTCGGCGAATTCCTGCGTTCCCGCCGCGCCCGGTTGCGCCCGGAGGAGGTCGGCCTGATCGATCACGGCACCCGCCGCCGGGTGCCCGGCCTGCGCCGCGAGGAACTGGCCCTGCTGGCCGGGGTCAGCGTCGACCACTATGTGCGGCTGGAGCAGGGCCGCACCCTGCAGTTCTCGGAATCGGTCCTGGATGCCGTCGCCCGCGCCCTGCGCCTGAATCCCGTTGAGCGCGAACACTTCTACCGCCTGGCCCGCCCCTGGTCCGGCGAGGAGGCCCCCGCCGACCAGCAGGTCCGCCCCGGGCTGCGCCGCCTGCTGGACTCCACCGGCGACGTCCCCGCCTACATCGTGGGCCGCGGCACCCGCGTCCTGGCCTGGAACCGCCTGGCCGCCGCCCTGGTCACCGATTTCGCCGCCCTGGACCCGCTGGACCGCAACCTGGCGCGCCTGGTCTTCCTGGACGAGGGCATGCGCGAGCTGTACGAGGACTGGGACGCCAAGGCCGCCGATGTGGTCGCCTACCTGCGCCTGGACCTGTCCCGCAATCCCGGCTGCCCCGTGGTGTCGGCCCTGATCGATGAATTGTCCGGGGCCAGTCCCGAATTCCGCGAGCACTGGTCCCGGCACGAGCTCAAGGACAAGACCCACGGACGCTATGTCTACATCCACCCCGAGGTGGGCCGGTTGGAGCTGAGCTACGAAACCCTGCGTCTGCCGGACGATCCCGACCAGGCGCTGATCGCGCACACGGTGGAACCGGGCTCGCCCTCCGAGACGGCGCTGCGGCTGTTGGCCTCGCTGAGCGAGCCCGCCCGCCGCTGA
- a CDS encoding PPOX class F420-dependent oxidoreductase has product MTEIPEKARDLLERPVYASLGTTRPDGAPQVNPMWFVWDGELIWFTHTNFRQKFKNIANEPRVSISIFDPDNPYRYLEVRGVVDHIDADPEGALYTRLSQRYGLGEIVPPDAKDRVAIAVRPTGAYGNATVRD; this is encoded by the coding sequence ATGACCGAGATTCCCGAGAAGGCCCGCGACCTGCTGGAGCGGCCGGTCTACGCCAGCCTGGGCACCACCCGCCCGGACGGCGCGCCGCAGGTGAACCCGATGTGGTTCGTGTGGGACGGCGAGCTGATCTGGTTCACCCACACCAACTTCCGGCAGAAGTTCAAGAACATCGCGAACGAGCCGCGGGTGTCGATCTCGATCTTCGACCCGGACAACCCGTACCGCTACCTGGAGGTTCGCGGCGTGGTCGACCACATCGACGCCGACCCGGAGGGTGCGCTCTACACCCGCCTGTCGCAGCGGTACGGCCTCGGCGAGATCGTGCCACCGGACGCGAAGGACCGGGTGGCGATCGCCGTCCGGCCGACCGGCGCGTACGGCAATGCGACGGTCCGCGACTGA
- the hisB gene encoding imidazoleglycerol-phosphate dehydratase HisB, which yields MNRTARVERTTKESSIVVELNLDGTGRTDISTGVPFYDHMLTALGAHASFDLAVHAEGDIEIEAHHTVEDTAIVFGQALGQALGDKQGIRRFGDAYIPMDETLAHAVVDVSGRPYCVHTGEPDHLLHAVIPGSPVPASATSPLRPGAPYSTVLNRHVFESIALNARIALHVRVLYGRDQHHVTEAEFKAVARALRAAVEFDPRVTGVPSTKGTL from the coding sequence ATGAACCGAACCGCGCGGGTGGAACGCACCACCAAGGAATCCAGCATCGTCGTCGAGCTGAACCTCGACGGCACCGGACGGACCGACATCTCCACCGGGGTGCCGTTCTACGACCACATGCTGACCGCGCTGGGCGCGCACGCCAGCTTCGACCTGGCCGTGCACGCGGAGGGCGATATCGAGATCGAGGCCCACCACACCGTGGAGGACACCGCGATCGTGTTCGGCCAGGCGCTGGGGCAGGCGCTCGGCGACAAGCAGGGCATCCGCCGCTTCGGCGACGCCTACATCCCCATGGACGAGACGTTGGCCCACGCCGTCGTCGACGTGTCCGGGCGGCCCTACTGCGTGCACACCGGCGAGCCGGATCACCTGCTGCACGCGGTGATTCCGGGTTCCCCGGTACCGGCCTCGGCGACCTCTCCGCTGCGGCCCGGCGCGCCCTACTCGACGGTGCTCAATCGCCACGTGTTCGAGTCGATCGCGCTCAACGCCCGCATCGCGCTGCATGTGCGGGTGCTGTACGGCCGCGACCAGCACCACGTCACCGAGGCCGAGTTCAAGGCCGTGGCCCGCGCGCTGCGCGCCGCCGTGGAATTTGACCCGCGGGTGACCGGCGTGCCGTCGACGAAGGGGACGCTGTGA
- the priA gene encoding bifunctional 1-(5-phosphoribosyl)-5-((5-phosphoribosylamino)methylideneamino)imidazole-4-carboxamide isomerase/phosphoribosylanthranilate isomerase PriA, producing the protein MSLVLLPAVDVANGEAVRLVQGEAGSETSYGSPREAALAWQHDGAEWVHLVDLDAAFGRGSNRDLLAEVVGELDVKVELSGGIRDDESLRAALATGCARVNLGTAALEDPRWCARALGEYGDRIAIGLDVRIVDGEYRLRGRGWVTDGGDLWEVLERLERDGCSRYVVTDVTKDGTLTGPNLDLLGEVTNATGAPVIASGGVSTLDDLRAIAGLVPEGVEGAIVGKALYAGRFTLPEALAAVR; encoded by the coding sequence GTGAGTCTTGTGCTGCTACCCGCTGTCGATGTCGCCAATGGTGAGGCCGTGCGCCTGGTTCAGGGGGAGGCCGGGAGCGAGACCAGTTACGGGTCGCCGCGGGAGGCGGCGCTGGCCTGGCAGCACGACGGGGCGGAGTGGGTGCATCTGGTGGATCTGGATGCCGCCTTCGGGCGCGGGTCCAATCGCGATCTGCTGGCCGAGGTGGTGGGCGAGCTCGATGTGAAGGTGGAGCTGTCCGGCGGCATTCGCGACGACGAATCGCTGCGGGCGGCCCTGGCCACCGGCTGTGCCCGGGTCAATCTCGGCACGGCCGCCCTGGAGGATCCGCGGTGGTGCGCCCGTGCCCTCGGCGAGTACGGCGACCGGATCGCGATCGGCCTGGACGTGCGCATCGTCGACGGCGAATACCGGCTGCGCGGCCGCGGCTGGGTCACCGACGGCGGCGACCTGTGGGAGGTGCTCGAGCGCCTGGAGCGCGACGGCTGCTCGCGCTACGTCGTCACCGACGTCACCAAGGACGGCACCCTCACCGGCCCCAACCTGGACCTGCTGGGCGAGGTCACCAACGCGACCGGCGCCCCGGTGATCGCCTCCGGCGGCGTGTCCACCCTCGACGATCTGCGTGCCATCGCCGGGCTGGTGCCCGAGGGCGTGGAGGGCGCCATCGTCGGAAAGGCCCTGTACGCCGGGCGATTCACGCTGCCCGAGGCCCTCGCCGCGGTGCGCTGA
- a CDS encoding inositol monophosphatase family protein: protein MGADLADLLAVASDVLDSAAPRFAEGIGAPSAVQKGRGDFATELDLELERTLSAQLWERTGIPVHGEEFGGPELTSGTAWVLDPIDGTFNYSMGHPLSGMLLALVDNGDPVLGLTWLPLLGRRYAAAAGGPVLLDGEPLPPLASGKLSDAMIGFGSFNLDAHGRIPGRFRFDLLGALSRLSGRMRMHGSTGIDLAFTASGVLGGAVVFGHHPWDNAAGVAMVRAAGGVVTDLLGEPWTIESGSVLAAAPGVHAELLEMINTAVDRAAARER from the coding sequence ATGGGCGCCGATCTCGCCGACCTGCTCGCCGTCGCGAGCGACGTCCTGGACTCCGCCGCACCGCGATTCGCCGAGGGCATCGGCGCACCGAGCGCCGTGCAGAAGGGCCGCGGGGACTTCGCCACCGAACTCGATCTCGAGCTGGAGCGCACCCTGTCGGCGCAGCTGTGGGAGCGCACCGGAATCCCCGTGCACGGAGAGGAATTCGGCGGACCCGAGCTCACCTCCGGCACCGCCTGGGTGCTCGACCCCATCGACGGCACCTTCAATTACTCGATGGGCCACCCGCTTTCGGGCATGCTGCTGGCGCTGGTCGACAACGGCGACCCGGTGCTCGGCCTGACCTGGCTGCCGCTGCTGGGCCGCCGCTACGCCGCGGCCGCGGGCGGTCCCGTGCTGCTGGACGGAGAACCGTTGCCGCCCTTGGCCTCCGGCAAGCTCTCCGACGCCATGATCGGCTTCGGCTCCTTCAATCTCGATGCCCACGGCCGCATTCCGGGCCGCTTCCGCTTCGACCTGCTCGGCGCGCTGAGCAGGTTGTCGGGGCGGATGCGCATGCACGGCTCCACCGGAATCGACCTGGCGTTCACCGCCTCCGGGGTGCTGGGCGGGGCGGTCGTGTTCGGGCATCATCCGTGGGACAACGCCGCGGGCGTGGCCATGGTGCGCGCCGCCGGGGGAGTGGTCACCGACCTGCTCGGCGAGCCGTGGACCATCGAATCCGGTTCGGTGCTGGCCGCCGCGCCCGGCGTGCACGCCGAACTGCTGGAAATGATCAATACCGCGGTGGACCGCGCCGCCGCCCGCGAGAGATGA
- a CDS encoding histidinol-phosphate transaminase, with product MTASTIPGSGVSLDDLPLRDNLRGKKPYGAPQLTVPVQLNTNENPHPPSRALIDDVAESIRAAAADLHRYPDRDAVALRTDLAAYLSRQTGVVLDAANVWAANGSNEILQQLLQAFGGPGRSALGFVPSYSMHPIISEGIDTEWVQAERSADFSLDIDYAVACIGERHPDVVFVTSPNNPTGHSVALPELARILDAAPGLVIVDEAYGEFSSAPSAIELIDRYPAKLVVTRTMSKAFAFAGGRLGYLAAAPAVIDAVLLVRLPYHLSVVTQAAARAALRHAEETLGSVAALAAQRDRVSAALRELGFQVFPSDANFLLFGRFADAPAAWQRYLDRGVLIRDVGIPGYLRATIGLAAENDEFLRVSALLAPTELAR from the coding sequence ATGACCGCGTCGACCATCCCCGGATCCGGTGTGTCGCTGGACGATCTGCCGCTGCGCGACAACCTGCGCGGCAAGAAGCCCTACGGCGCACCGCAATTGACGGTGCCGGTGCAGCTCAACACCAATGAGAACCCGCACCCGCCCAGCCGCGCGCTGATCGACGATGTGGCCGAGTCCATCCGGGCCGCCGCCGCCGACCTGCACCGCTACCCGGACCGGGACGCGGTCGCGCTGCGCACCGACCTCGCGGCGTATCTGTCCCGGCAGACCGGTGTCGTGCTCGACGCCGCCAATGTGTGGGCGGCCAACGGCTCCAACGAGATTCTGCAGCAGCTGCTGCAGGCGTTCGGCGGACCGGGCCGCAGCGCCCTGGGTTTCGTACCGTCGTACTCGATGCACCCGATCATCTCCGAGGGCATCGACACCGAATGGGTGCAGGCCGAGCGCAGCGCCGACTTCTCCCTCGACATCGACTACGCGGTGGCCTGCATCGGCGAGCGCCACCCCGATGTGGTGTTCGTGACCAGCCCGAACAATCCGACCGGGCACAGCGTCGCGCTGCCCGAGCTGGCCCGGATCCTCGACGCGGCACCGGGTCTGGTGATCGTCGACGAGGCGTACGGCGAATTCTCCAGCGCCCCCAGCGCGATCGAGCTGATCGACCGGTACCCGGCGAAACTCGTTGTCACCCGGACCATGTCGAAGGCGTTCGCGTTCGCGGGCGGTCGCCTCGGCTACCTGGCCGCCGCCCCGGCGGTGATCGACGCCGTGCTGCTGGTGCGGCTGCCGTATCACCTGTCGGTGGTGACCCAGGCGGCCGCGCGGGCGGCGCTGCGGCACGCCGAGGAAACCCTGGGCAGCGTGGCCGCACTGGCGGCGCAGCGCGATCGGGTATCGGCGGCGCTGCGCGAGCTGGGTTTCCAGGTATTCCCCAGCGACGCCAACTTCCTGCTGTTCGGCCGGTTCGCCGACGCCCCGGCCGCCTGGCAGCGCTACCTGGACCGGGGCGTGCTGATCCGCGACGTCGGCATCCCCGGCTATCTGCGCGCCACCATCGGGCTGGCCGCGGAGAACGACGAATTCCTGCGCGTCAGCGCGCTGTTGGCCCCCACGGAGCTGGCCCGATGA